A genomic window from Halomonas sp. LR3S48 includes:
- a CDS encoding patatin-like phospholipase family protein — protein sequence MPKEERKHIDLALQGGGSHGALTWGVLDRLLEDERLKIDGVSGTSAGAMNAVVLADGLHRGGREGAREALHDFWHGVSDAARFSPIQPTPWDWLTGSGSLDHSPSYLMFESLTQLIAPAKLNPLKINPLRDLVCKLVDFERVNACRRAKIYVTATNVRTGRAKVFRQPQISVDTVMASACLPFMFPAVEIDGEAYWDGGYSGNPALFPLVDDMDCQDLLVVQVNPLVRQRLPDSARDIINRINEITFNTSLIKELRSIQLLQQLIDAEGLEVERYRSMRLHLIHAEQEVEKLSASSKFNAQWDFVSRLYRQGRGWADLWLEKNFDALGHYSTFDLDAVFSDTFRPLVRPGQEEEGKA from the coding sequence ATGCCCAAGGAAGAACGCAAGCACATCGATCTCGCTCTGCAGGGCGGCGGCTCCCACGGCGCGCTGACCTGGGGCGTGCTGGACAGGCTGCTGGAAGATGAACGCCTGAAGATCGACGGCGTGAGCGGTACCAGCGCCGGTGCGATGAACGCCGTGGTACTGGCCGACGGGCTGCACCGCGGCGGCCGCGAAGGGGCGCGCGAAGCGCTCCATGATTTCTGGCACGGCGTCAGCGATGCGGCACGTTTCTCGCCCATTCAACCGACGCCCTGGGACTGGCTGACCGGTAGCGGCAGCCTCGACCACTCACCCAGCTACCTGATGTTCGAGAGCCTGACCCAGCTCATCGCCCCGGCCAAACTCAACCCCCTGAAGATCAATCCGCTGCGGGATCTGGTATGCAAACTGGTGGATTTCGAGCGCGTCAACGCCTGCCGCAGGGCCAAGATCTACGTCACTGCCACCAATGTCAGGACCGGCCGGGCCAAGGTGTTTCGCCAACCGCAGATTTCGGTAGATACGGTGATGGCATCAGCCTGCCTGCCATTCATGTTCCCTGCTGTGGAGATCGATGGCGAAGCCTACTGGGATGGCGGCTACAGTGGCAACCCGGCACTATTCCCACTGGTGGACGACATGGATTGCCAGGACCTGTTGGTGGTTCAGGTCAACCCGCTGGTACGTCAGCGGCTACCTGACAGCGCCCGGGACATCATCAACCGTATCAACGAGATCACCTTCAACACCAGCCTGATCAAGGAACTGCGCAGCATCCAGCTGCTACAACAGCTGATCGATGCCGAAGGCCTCGAGGTGGAGCGCTACCGCTCCATGCGCCTGCACCTTATCCACGCCGAGCAGGAGGTGGAGAAACTTTCCGCCTCGAGCAAGTTCAACGCCCAGTGGGACTTCGTCTCGCGCTTGTACCGCCAGGGCCGAGGCTGGGCCGATCTGTGGCTCGAGAAAAACTTCGATGCCTTGGGTCATTACTCCACTTTCGACCTGGATGCCGTGTTCAGCGACACTTTTCGCCCGCTCGTCAGGCCGGGCCAGGAGGAAGAGGGCAAGGCATGA
- a CDS encoding NADPH-dependent FMN reductase, with translation MTLHKPPRILVFAGSAREDSHNKRLARLAAERLDRVGGQATFVDLRDYPLPLYDGDLESREGLPASARSLQGLLAEHQGLLLASPEYNGFITPLMKNTLDWLSRSDGERSGLALFADKLAAVVSASPGALGGMRSLALIRQLLGNLGVTVLPNPLAVPRAAQAFGESGELVDESQQQRLDALCQRLVTTLVKLQATDSTSGS, from the coding sequence ATGACGCTACATAAGCCACCACGCATCCTGGTCTTCGCCGGCAGCGCCAGAGAGGATTCCCACAACAAGCGCCTCGCCCGCCTGGCCGCCGAGCGGCTCGATCGGGTCGGCGGCCAGGCGACTTTCGTCGACCTGCGCGACTACCCGCTGCCCCTCTACGACGGCGACCTGGAAAGCCGGGAGGGCCTTCCAGCCAGCGCTCGTAGCCTGCAGGGCTTGCTTGCCGAGCACCAGGGTCTGCTGCTGGCCTCGCCTGAGTACAACGGCTTCATCACGCCGTTGATGAAGAACACCCTCGACTGGCTGTCGCGTTCGGATGGCGAGCGCAGCGGCCTGGCACTGTTCGCCGACAAGCTGGCAGCCGTGGTTTCCGCTTCGCCGGGCGCGCTAGGCGGCATGCGCAGCCTGGCGCTGATCCGCCAGTTGCTCGGCAATCTCGGTGTGACCGTACTTCCCAACCCGCTGGCCGTTCCCCGCGCCGCCCAGGCCTTCGGTGAAAGCGGTGAACTGGTGGACGAGAGCCAACAGCAGCGGCTCGACGCGCTCTGCCAACGGCTGGTGACTACCCTGGTCAAGCTTCAAGCTACCGATTCCACGAGCGGCTCCTGA
- a CDS encoding pirin family protein produces the protein MSNLVNDTDLTSSLDCPVVEGKRQVQHVAPRTADVGGIPVNRVLPSRQRRLIGAWCFLDHAGPAVFKGDSRGLRVGPHPHIGLQTFTWMIEGEVLHRDSLGNEQVIRPGQVNLMTAGRGISHTEESVPGETHLHAAQLWIALPEAQRRTDPRFDHYPQLPQWREEAFELTLLTGEFAGDRAPTLAFSPLVGLDLLATSAGSLTLPLREDFEYGLLSLEDELIIEGERFGANELAYLGRGRNQVALELPEGGRAILVGGEPLGEEILIWWNFVGHSRAEIIEAQNDWEAGSERFGSIPEFQGERLMPPPLPWRN, from the coding sequence ATGAGCAATCTCGTCAACGACACCGACCTCACCTCCTCGCTCGATTGCCCTGTGGTCGAAGGCAAGCGCCAGGTTCAGCATGTGGCGCCACGCACGGCCGATGTCGGCGGCATTCCCGTCAACCGTGTGCTGCCGTCGCGCCAGCGACGCCTGATTGGCGCCTGGTGCTTCCTCGATCATGCCGGCCCGGCGGTATTCAAGGGCGACTCGCGAGGCCTGCGTGTCGGTCCCCACCCGCACATCGGCCTGCAGACCTTCACCTGGATGATCGAGGGAGAAGTGCTGCACCGCGACAGCCTGGGCAACGAGCAGGTGATCCGTCCCGGCCAGGTCAACCTGATGACGGCCGGCCGCGGCATCAGCCACACCGAGGAGTCGGTGCCGGGAGAGACGCACCTGCATGCCGCCCAGCTCTGGATCGCCTTGCCCGAGGCCCAGCGCCGCACTGATCCGCGCTTCGATCACTATCCGCAGCTACCGCAGTGGCGCGAGGAAGCCTTCGAACTGACCCTGCTGACCGGTGAATTCGCCGGCGATCGTGCACCGACACTGGCCTTCTCACCGCTGGTAGGCCTGGACCTGTTGGCGACGTCGGCCGGCTCGCTGACCTTGCCGCTGCGTGAGGACTTCGAATACGGCCTGCTATCGCTGGAAGACGAACTCATTATCGAGGGGGAGCGCTTCGGCGCCAATGAACTGGCCTACCTGGGACGCGGGCGCAACCAGGTCGCGCTCGAACTGCCGGAGGGAGGACGCGCCATTCTGGTCGGTGGCGAGCCGCTGGGTGAGGAGATCCTGATCTGGTGGAATTTCGTCGGCCACAGCAGGGCCGAGATCATCGAGGCCCAAAACGACTGGGAAGCCGGCAGTGAACGCTTCGGCAGCATCCCCGAGTTTCAGGGGGAACGCCTGATGCCACCGCCACTGCCCTGGCGAAACTGA
- a CDS encoding antibiotic biosynthesis monooxygenase translates to MSVSDPAASVHCEGATIQIHHRVRPEAMDRYETWLRQIIEAAGRFPGHQGVHILRPSEGHHDYEIAVRFASDADARRWRESPERRELMGTIQPDLQQAERVEIVSGIDYWFTPPTPASKQPTRWKQWLITTAVIWPLTMIVPLLWLPLLQLLPALDTWGIRHGLVAATIVGLVVYAIMPRVVKLVAPWLFR, encoded by the coding sequence ATGTCCGTCTCCGACCCCGCCGCCTCGGTTCACTGCGAGGGGGCAACCATCCAGATCCACCATCGGGTCAGGCCCGAGGCCATGGATCGCTACGAAACCTGGCTGCGCCAGATCATCGAGGCGGCCGGCCGCTTTCCCGGTCATCAGGGGGTGCACATCCTGCGTCCTTCCGAAGGTCATCATGACTACGAGATCGCCGTGCGCTTCGCCAGTGACGCCGATGCCCGGCGTTGGCGGGAGTCCCCCGAGCGCCGCGAGCTGATGGGAACCATCCAGCCCGACCTGCAGCAGGCCGAGCGAGTGGAGATCGTCAGCGGCATCGACTACTGGTTCACCCCGCCTACGCCCGCCAGCAAGCAGCCGACGCGCTGGAAGCAGTGGCTGATAACCACGGCGGTCATCTGGCCTCTGACCATGATCGTGCCGCTACTGTGGCTGCCGCTCCTCCAACTGCTACCGGCACTGGACACCTGGGGCATCCGTCATGGCCTGGTCGCCGCCACCATCGTGGGCCTGGTGGTCTACGCCATCATGCCGCGGGTGGTGAAACTGGTGGCGCCCTGGCTGTTCCGTTGA
- the ycaC gene encoding isochorismate family cysteine hydrolase YcaC: MSYTYNRLNKDDVALLMVDHQAGLLSLVRDFSPDDFKNNVLALADIAKFFEIPTILTTSFEDGPNGPMVPELKETFPNAPYFARPGQINAWDNEEFVAAIRATGKKQLLIAGVVTEVCVAFPVLSALEEGYEVFVVTDASGTFNQTTRDAAWDRMSHAGAQLMTWFGVGCELHRDWRNDIEGFGGLLAAHLPAYANLIQSYEQQSLAHKR; the protein is encoded by the coding sequence ATGTCTTATACCTACAACCGACTGAACAAGGACGATGTCGCCCTGTTGATGGTCGACCATCAAGCCGGCCTGCTCTCGCTGGTGCGCGATTTCAGCCCCGACGACTTCAAGAACAACGTGCTGGCCCTTGCCGACATCGCCAAGTTCTTCGAGATCCCCACCATCCTCACCACCAGCTTCGAGGACGGCCCCAACGGGCCCATGGTGCCGGAGCTCAAGGAGACCTTCCCCAATGCCCCCTATTTTGCCCGCCCCGGGCAGATCAACGCCTGGGACAATGAGGAGTTCGTGGCAGCGATCAGGGCCACCGGCAAGAAGCAACTGCTGATCGCCGGCGTGGTGACTGAGGTGTGCGTGGCCTTCCCGGTACTCTCGGCCCTGGAAGAGGGTTATGAGGTATTCGTGGTCACCGATGCATCCGGCACCTTCAACCAGACCACCCGCGACGCCGCCTGGGACCGCATGTCCCACGCCGGCGCTCAGCTGATGACCTGGTTCGGGGTGGGTTGCGAACTGCACCGCGACTGGCGTAACGACATCGAAGGCTTCGGTGGCCTGCTGGCCGCCCACCTGCCTGCCTACGCCAACCTGATCCAGAGCTACGAGCAGCAGAGCCTGGCGCACAAGCGTTGA